TTAAAACGACTCCTGCTGCCAATGGACAGATCACCGTGGCCATTAGAACCGCCGCCACCGGCTGCAGCAACCCCTGTATCAGAAGATTCCAAACTATGGCTTCCAATAGGATGCAGTATCGATTCTTCATATTATCAGGCGCATCTAAATCATATATTAGGATCATGTAGATGTGGAGTAGTAGTACAAACAGCGGAATCCATAGAGGCGCAGTCACAGCCAGAATAATGCTCAGCAAACTTGCGGCCAAACATAGAAGGGGAAAGGCGAATAAAATGACCATCGTTCCCAAGAATCCTTTTACAAAATAGTTCCAAGTTCGATTCAGATTTCTTGTCAGTCCCTTTCCAATAAAGCCTTTAAAGAGTTATATAACATCAAGTTTTATGAAGTATGATCTAAGAAAGTGAAACCTTACCCGTATCAGGTTCTGTCTCGAAGTGCGTTCGTGATTTTGATATATGACGCCACAATTCGATTAGACGTGACGCCAGAGTCTGAGTTATGCTCGTCTTCCTTGGGAACAGTGTGCCGTTGATCTGCGATAGCTCAAGGTCGGGCATAAAAGGTTTCACACAGCACAGGGCGCGCAATCCGAGTGGACTGCACCACGGAACTAGTATGCCAAGCAGGAACATCATATTCCAAGACCAGCACCATATACGCTGTATCATGTTTAGCAGGCGCCAGAAAGGCCAGCGTGTGCTCGTTGTGCGCAGTATCTCCTTTTCCACCAGAAACACCGGCTGGCTAGGATCCGAGCGGGGAGTAACAATGCTTGTGGCATATTGGCTAATCACAGTGGGAATCACGTCAGACTGGCCCTGGAAGTTGCGACGGATGATCCACGACTGCGGCGACCAAATGCGACACGCCCATTGAAAGCTGCGTGTAGGAGTCTTAGCGTTCTTCAGCTCTTTAAGGAGTACTGGCTCGCGTTCCTTCATGAAGATTAGGTCACGGGACAGGAAGTATGCTGTTTGGTGCAGGTTATGTTGGGTGCACATTTTCAGCGCTTCCTCGTGGGCTGACCAGGCGCTCTTGTGGAGCCGATTCTCTTCAGCGTGGCGTAGCTTGGAGCGCAACCAAGGGGCAACCCGCGACAGCACGGAATGGTCATTGGCCAGACACTTCTTATGGTCCTCACGAATACGCTTGATATTCTGTTCCACCTTGTCTACAGCCTTGTACATAATTACCACCGACTGGGCCTGTTGCACGAGAAGTTCCGGCACTCCGTCGCCCAGCTCCGCCAGCTTTGCATTGGAGACGATGGAGCTATAGACGCGTTGTAGATACTCCTTCATAACAGCTTCGTTCACCTCTTCTTCGATCTCCTTGTCGTTTAACTTCTTGGCACGCAGCTCGGCAATCAAACGCTCGCGGAAATGCAGGAACCAGCCTCGCGTCTCTCTCTCCAGAATGCCAATAAGAATTGGAAGTGCCTTGCGCATAATGTCGCGGCAGAAAAGGCGCAAGTCGATCTCCTGTCCTTTGGGCGTAAGGAATAGGTACGGCACAGGTTGGCTGACCTCGCAGCTGTTAAAGTCGAATTTTTCCATCGTAGCGCGACGCAGCATCTTCCGGACATAGGAGCACAGACCGTGTAAGCAGTCCTCGTACTCGGGCTAAAAATCAATAATTCGAgagtttacatatttatattttaatattaagcAAACATAAAGGATAAACGAATTCGAGAATTTCAGTGCTGTCagtaaaatttgtaaaaattccCAGGATCTTACTACagtaaaatatcaaaaccaGTTAAAAATTTCTTACCCGACAAACCAACTCGGCTATGAGAAATCGGCAGCGCTCCTCCTTAATCTTATAGTCCAGGTTGTGGGCCAAAAGAGCCGGTACACCAATGAACATGTCTGCAAGTCTGGTGAACGCTTCCAACAAGCCGTGCATCGCCTGTTCTACCGAAAAGAAGTGGGAGAGGATGCGAGCTCGGGCAGTTACCACCACGAACCGGGCAGCCAGGGCTAGATCGCTCAGAAAGGAGTCTTGTGCCCGCAACTTGCCCTTTTGAAGTAGTTGGGAAAGACGCCACTTGTGCACCTGACCAGGAAAATGAAGACTGGGCACATCGAACTCGCTgtggaggagcaggaaaaCGAATTAGCTATTGATACTCGCCACAAATGGAAGATCACAGCGACATAAAACACTTAAATGATATAGATTTTAGATTAATGACAAATTGTCGGCATGCACAAGCGTGTACCAGATTCAGAATTATGGTTTGCCCGATTCTAGGTgaatatgtttaaatgtttgcGTGCGAAAATGAGAATGCGTTGGGGCAAGGATGATTGTTTTGCAAAGAACTTGTTTTGAAGAATAGTTATAGTTATCAGCACTTTGGAGaattttaagatttttatacccgttactcgtagagtaaaagggtatactagattcgttgaaaagtatgtaacaggcagaaggaagcgtttgcgaccatataaagtatatatattcttgatcaggatcaatagtcgagtcgatctggctgtctgtccgtccgtccgtatgaacgctgagatctcaggaactacaaaagctagaaagttgagattaggcatacaaactccagagacatagacgcagcgcaagtttgtcgatttatgttgccacgcctactctaaagcccacaaaccgccaaaaactttcagtgttgaagac
This genomic stretch from Drosophila yakuba strain Tai18E2 chromosome 3R, Prin_Dyak_Tai18E2_2.1, whole genome shotgun sequence harbors:
- the LOC6535421 gene encoding uncharacterized protein LOC6535421 isoform X3, which codes for MPMSLQASSVPPTAAVPATLSVSASDTQMLRPQTLAGPEREPIEFNINLVGAPPEVEQLVEQIKSVAEQFLYHWKSFPIVLPQALASSSLNLTAKNATNSVSSRNTRPFNLRDLFIAPPFDELDAVASDGSGEPRRLTSAQLKTLRETGLQKDKYGKPKKLTLEQLETIRKNGEFDVPSLHFPGQVHKWRLSQLLQKGKLRAQDSFLSDLALAARFVVVTARARILSHFFSVEQAMHGLLEAFTRLADMFIGVPALLAHNLDYKIKEERCRFLIAELVCRPEYEDCLHGLCSYVRKMLRRATMEKFDFNSCEVSQPVPYLFLTPKGQEIDLRLFCRDIMRKALPILIGILERETRGWFLHFRERLIAELRAKKLNDKEIEEEVNEAVMKEYLQRVYSSIVSNAKLAELGDGVPELLVQQAQSVVIMYKAVDKVEQNIKRIREDHKKCLANDHSVLSRVAPWLRSKLRHAEENRLHKSAWSAHEEALKMCTQHNLHQTAYFLSRDLIFMKEREPVLLKELKNAKTPTRSFQWACRIWSPQSWIIRRNFQGQSDVIPTVISQYATSIVTPRSDPSQPVFLVEKEILRTTSTRWPFWRLLNMIQRIWCWSWNMMFLLGILVPWCSPLGLRALCCVKPFMPDLELSQINGTLFPRKTSITQTLASRLIELWRHISKSRTHFETEPDTGFIGKGLTRNLNRTWNYFVKGFLGTMVILFAFPLLCLAASLLSIILAVTAPLWIPLFVLLLHIYMILIYDLDAPDNMKNRYCILLEAIVWNLLIQGLLQPVAAVLMATVICPLAAGVVLIVGVIRYSLRLVWDSLTYHLFIKKCGRVPASDSIAVKRIAGPGLALDYYFIIRPEQALAALEAKMELDELQAYQHATERVVLQPQQDFLQFVEACFGPFSAQISKTGPYLSLDREAQDLMSTLHEKLEKRRRELQTALTTQVKSRIKLNTKELKIAIQLAAHILEKYYPSHVIGRLSISEEEFWDNKGLTVNDWPGLAGLIYTDIFSLDFLTPLTEHDTHFKLEPHASLDLMRYTEMVKNANDVIGSKGLDLLGNVYAPRGNVQVHLPFLEVTAFNPRSRITLTFRKPEKRDMSVGLTTPRVRAHRAQHVPKTLQDAQKSWRPWKQQCGENSVTEKLLIPLPVPHPVHIAIAIYNRDTEQPIPLDSELVWEILKSIEDCQGGDAMAVQVGARYRGAIIESSNDSLDSSSSIGSTRDSGSGSVSGSALGNGTETLPCGNREINYLVCIY